AGGTGAGCGGTTTCGCGAGCCAGGACACCACCATCATCGGCAACACCTGCCTCTACGGCGCTACCGGCGGCAAGCTGTTCGCGGCCGGACTCGCGGGTGAGCGTTTCGCGGTCCGGAACTCGGGCGCGCATGCCGTCGTGGAGGGAGTGGGAGACCATGGCTGCGAGTACATGACCGACGGCGTCGTCTGCGTGCTCGGGTCCACCGGTCTCAACTTCGGTGCGGGCATGACCGGCGGGATCGCCTTCGTGCTTGATATGGACAATCAGTTCGTCGACCGCTACAACCACGAGCTGATCGACATCCGGCGTGTCCAGACCGAGCCGATGACCGCGCACCGGGAATTCCTGCGCGATACCATCGCCGAGTACATCGACGAGACCGGGTCGCCCTGGGGCCAGGAGATCCTGGACAATTTCCGTGATTACGTCGGCTGTTTCTGGCTGGTCAAGCCGCGGGCCGCCGACATAAACGAAGTGCTGAGCACGCTGCGACAGGCAGCCTGAGAACGCTATGGGTAACTACTTCCAGTTTATCGATGTCCCGCGCAAGGACACGGAAAAAGAGCCGGCCCGGGCACGGGTCCAGAAGTTCACGGAGATCTACGGAGATTTCAGCACCGAGCACGCGGCCGCCCAGGCGGACCGCTGCGTGGAGTGCGGCAACCCGTACTGTGAATGGAAATGCCCGGTCCACAATTACATCCCCAACTGGCTCAAGCTGATCGCCGAGGGCAACCTCTTCGAGGCGGCCGAGCTGTCACACAAGACCAATACGCTGCCCGAGGTCTGCGGCCGGGTCTGCCCGCAGGACCGGCTCTGCGAGGGGGCCTGCACGCTGAATGACGGATTCGGCGCCGTCACTATCGGTTCGGTGGAAAAGTACATCACCGACGAGGCGTTCAAGCAGGGCTGGCGTCCCGACATGACGGGGATTGTGGCGACCGGTCGGCGCGTCGCCGTGATCGGGGCCGGGCCGGCCGGCCTCGGCGCCGCCGACATCCTGGTGCGCAACGGCGTCGAGGCGGTGGTCTTCGATCGCTATCCCGAGATCGGCGGGCTGCTGACCTTCGGCATCCCGTCGTTCAAGCTCGAAAAGGAAGTGATCGCCAAGCGCCGCGAGATCATGGAGTACATGGGCGTGGAGTTCCGCCTCGGCGTCAACGTCGGCACGGATATCACCTACGAAGAGCTGGAGCGGGAATACGATGCCGTCTTCCTGGGCATGGGGACCTACACCTACATGCGCGGCGGCTTCCCGGGCGAGGACATGCCCGGCGTCTACGAGTCGCTCCCGTACCTGGTCTCCAACGTGAACCGCCTCATGGGCTTCGAGAAAAGCCCCGAGGAATTCATCGACATGGCCGACCAGCGGGTCGTGGTGCTGGGTGGTGGTGATACCGCCATGGACTGCAACCGCACCGCCCTGCGGCAGGGCGCGACCAGCGTCACCTGCGCCTATCGGCGTGA
The Spiribacter vilamensis DNA segment above includes these coding regions:
- a CDS encoding FAD-dependent oxidoreductase codes for the protein MGNYFQFIDVPRKDTEKEPARARVQKFTEIYGDFSTEHAAAQADRCVECGNPYCEWKCPVHNYIPNWLKLIAEGNLFEAAELSHKTNTLPEVCGRVCPQDRLCEGACTLNDGFGAVTIGSVEKYITDEAFKQGWRPDMTGIVATGRRVAVIGAGPAGLGAADILVRNGVEAVVFDRYPEIGGLLTFGIPSFKLEKEVIAKRREIMEYMGVEFRLGVNVGTDITYEELEREYDAVFLGMGTYTYMRGGFPGEDMPGVYESLPYLVSNVNRLMGFEKSPEEFIDMADQRVVVLGGGDTAMDCNRTALRQGATSVTCAYRRDEENMPGSRREVYNAREEGVDFQFNRQPVEIVGDGKVEGVKVVATRLGAPDERGRRRPETVPGSEEIIPADRVIMAFGFRPNPPEWFDDHGIGVDERERVRVKKGGKHPFQTDNPNVFAGGDMVRGSDLVVTAVYEGREAAKGILAYMGV